From the genome of Candidatus Defluviilinea proxima:
ACCACCGATGGCTCCGTTTGAAAATTTGAGCCCGATCTCAGCAACATCTTCAACATCCAGATCAAGCGGGGAAATGTGACCGTTGAATGACCAAAGCGAATCGACTTCGCCGATCAGATAACGCAAATAATCGAGCGGATGTGTGAGCGTGCGAATGACGCCGCCGCCAAGATCGGCACGCGCCGCATAACTTGCACGATAATCCTCCCATGGATGCCACTGCGGAAGATACTCACCCCAATGCGCATGGACAGTTAATACCTTGCCAATGGCGTTCGCTTGAATAAGCTCACGTGCCTTGTTGAGCGTAGGGTGATAACGGAATTGAAACCCAATAAGGATTTTGCTCCCACTTTTTTGCGCGGCTTGTTGGAGAGCATCAAGACGATCAAGCGAATCAGAGATGGGCTTTTCGAGGAGAATGGCACATCCTGTTTGAGCAGCAGGGATCGCAACATCAAGATGCAATGCAGTGGGATTTGCGACTACAACAGCATCAGGTTTGTGTTTATTTATGGCTTCATGAATATCGGTTTCAACGGGATAGCCCGCAAGTTCATCATCGGGCAATGTCGCCTTGCGGGTGCGAAGGAGAACAATATCCTTCTCGCCAAGCGCGATCAGGTTACGAAAGTGACGACGGCCAATGGAACCAAGACCTGCAATTAAAAATTTCATATGTATCCTCTGTAGGTCACAGCGAATTCCAAATGGTCTTTGATAATTAACCGTTTCGCTGTACCCCTATCAATAATTTACCAATTCAAATCCTTTTCATATCCCCACTTGACCAACATCTCACCCGCAACTTCCTTGAAAACAGATTTGTCACGGGCTGTAAATAATCTTTGCCAGTTACCAGCCTGTCCCTTTGGAAGAAAAGATGCGATGCCTTCATTTCGTTTCGCCTGCCATTCCTCATCGGGATTGGATGACATTTCAGCTTTGATTGCCTTCTCAAGTGTTTCGCTGATTTTCTTCACGTTCAAGAACTTCCAGAGTTTTATCATCTCTGCAAACGGACTTGCAAGCAGGTCTTCATAACGCAGGGAATGATAGTTTTCGCCGTACAGTTTTTGGGATTCGGCGTCGGTTTCGGTCAAATCGTTGACCCAGCGCGAGGCAATGTTGCGGATGAAGGTTTCAGTGAAGATCGAGCGAGTCCCATTTGTAAAGGGAGTTTGATCCTTTCGCAAATCGTCAATGATGCGTTTATCTTCTGATGTCAAGAATTTGGATTCTTCCACGAAGTTACGGAAACGTTCTGAGATGAGTACATCCCTCCCGTCACGGACGATGTTGACGATCTTCGCATCGGGATATAACGAATGCATGTCTCGCACAACCTGACCATGAATCACGCTGGAGGGGCTCTTATCCCCCACAATGCTCTTGCCTTCTCGTGCGGCATCACGTTCCATAATGAAATCAGCAGAGGCACGCAAAACCAACGGTGAGAGGTCACGGCCGTGATTCCAGCGGTTGGACTTGCGCGTCAGCCATTCTTCGATCTCAGCAGAATCCACTAATGATTTCAACAACGGCTTACGTGTGAAGAAGTGCGCCTGATAGTTGCAATGCACTTCGGGGTGCAGACGCACGAGGCGCATGAGGAGTGTTGTCCCTGAACGGGCATGGCCGAGGATAAAGAACTTCTCGCGCGGGAAGAACTGCTTGATCTCCGCCACTTCTTCGGGCGTGATGGCAGGAATGGGGTTGCGGGTTTTATTCTTTGATTCGCCCTTGAGGAGAATACGGGCGGCGGATTTAAGGCGGGAAAGCATCAGTAACGAAACTCCAAGTTATCTCTTCCAATTCAGCATGATCAACCCAACTAAACAGACAAATATTCCAACAATATTGATCCATGAGATTTTATTTCTAAACAGGAAAACCGCTACAGGGAGCAAAATCAACGATGCAACTACATTGACCAACACTGCAGCGATTCCCAAATTCCAGCCTGCGCGGTAGGTGAGCAGGAATCCGTATTCGATGCCGACGACGGCGATGGCAAGTCCGATGCTGGCCCAGTTGAGTTTGACAAGCTCGGCTTTGATTCCGTTCGTGGCAGGGAAGAAAAAGAATCCGAGCAAGGTGACAACGAAGGCAACGGCATAGGTTACCAACAAGGAAACCGTAAAATTGACATTCGACGGTGTACTCTTGGCTGTAAAGTGATAGAGTGCACTGGAGCAGATGGCGAGGTGATGGAAAAAAAAAGAGGGCATATTTGATCGTTTATTCATACGTACTACTTATTAATCGTTGTCAATACAAAATAGAATAGCAAAAACGTCAATGACAGCAATAAAATTCCAGAAATAAGGTTGCCAGTGAAGTTTTCAGGAACTTTTCTTTCAAGAAATGAAATTTCGGGCCTTGTAGGGTTATAGAAAACAACTAGAGACTTATTCTTAGGATACTTATCAACGACAGCGCCTGACTTTTCAAAATTAGACGCAAAAGAATCTTGTCCGACATAAATTTTTTTAGACATAAAAGTATGACCATCGACATGATATTCATAAGAAGGTCCCTTACCGCCTAAAGGAATAGGGACACTAACAACATCAGAGGATATTACCCGCCCAACTGTTTGAGGCCAATCCTGGCTAGAAGCCCATTCAAAGAAACTACGAGTTAGTAAAATAGCACGGCGAACAACATGATAGCCAAGTACTGCCAAAACAAAATATAGGTACAAAGAAGCATTACGAGGCATATAATCTCTTAGTGAATTTATTATACTAAAGTATGCAATTGGCTCTCAGAGATCAAATATCCTTGAAAGTGCTTTTAAAATAAATTCTGCTGTTCTCTTTCCAGAGCTTGCGTCGGTAAATGTGATTTCATCTTCGATGAACTTCCTTCGTTCCACCGAATCAATGGTGCGGTCTTTCAGATACAGATTCAACGCATCACGCAGTTCAGTTTCATCCGTTGCCACACGGCCAGCCTTCGCCCAGCGGAAACGTTGATGCGTAGGCCAATCACCGATCTCTTTCAGCGAGAGCGAGAATTTGTTCGGTTTATTCCACCCGCCAGGGACGTCGATCGTCGCGGCGATCATGGGGGTATCGTGCACCGCTGTTTCCACTAACATCGTTGAATAGACCGTGACAACCACATCGGAGTACGCCATCATGGAGGATTTTTCGTCCATGTCTTCACCGCCGTAATAACCAAGTGAACCACCCAATGCCACAGGCTGGACAACATGCACATGCGGGTATTTCTTTTCTAACTCAAAGACCTGCGCACGTTCATCTGCAAAGATCTTCGGCTTATCTTGAAAATGACTCGGGTGTAAGCGGATCAATAACTGCGAAGGCTCTGCCAATGCATCGGATGAGACCAATTTCGCTAGCGCCTCGATGTTCGGGAAGTTCGGCGCAAAATGGACAAAACTGCTGGCGTACGAAATCAACTTGCGCTTGGGGTCAAGCCCATGCAACTTGAAATATTCATCGCGCGGCATGAGCCATTGCTTGCGAAAGTATCCGTCATAGGATGGGATGCCGCCAATGTTCACATGCTCGGGGTTCCAATCTGAGCCTTTGACAAGTTCCTCTTTTTGCAACTCAGACCAACAGGTCGCCCATTGTACGTCCGCACCTGAGACGTTATACGATGATGAATTGTCCCAGCCGACGATGACGGTCATGTTGGGGACACCCTGACGGGTGGATTCGCGCAGAA
Proteins encoded in this window:
- a CDS encoding Gfo/Idh/MocA family oxidoreductase gives rise to the protein MKFLIAGLGSIGRRHFRNLIALGEKDIVLLRTRKATLPDDELAGYPVETDIHEAINKHKPDAVVVANPTALHLDVAIPAAQTGCAILLEKPISDSLDRLDALQQAAQKSGSKILIGFQFRYHPTLNKARELIQANAIGKVLTVHAHWGEYLPQWHPWEDYRASYAARADLGGGVIRTLTHPLDYLRYLIGEVDSLWSFNGHISPLDLDVEDVAEIGLKFSNGAIGGVHLNYVQRPPRHTLEIVGTQGTLRWDNADGILQLQKFPAPFASYSDVPPAPVIETFSPPEGFERNQLFESQTRHFIETARGESEPVCRLEDGVMALRLALAARQSAMNGKSMDVSG
- a CDS encoding sulfotransferase, with the protein product MLSRLKSAARILLKGESKNKTRNPIPAITPEEVAEIKQFFPREKFFILGHARSGTTLLMRLVRLHPEVHCNYQAHFFTRKPLLKSLVDSAEIEEWLTRKSNRWNHGRDLSPLVLRASADFIMERDAAREGKSIVGDKSPSSVIHGQVVRDMHSLYPDAKIVNIVRDGRDVLISERFRNFVEESKFLTSEDKRIIDDLRKDQTPFTNGTRSIFTETFIRNIASRWVNDLTETDAESQKLYGENYHSLRYEDLLASPFAEMIKLWKFLNVKKISETLEKAIKAEMSSNPDEEWQAKRNEGIASFLPKGQAGNWQRLFTARDKSVFKEVAGEMLVKWGYEKDLNW
- a CDS encoding DUF3592 domain-containing protein codes for the protein MPRNASLYLYFVLAVLGYHVVRRAILLTRSFFEWASSQDWPQTVGRVISSDVVSVPIPLGGKGPSYEYHVDGHTFMSKKIYVGQDSFASNFEKSGAVVDKYPKNKSLVVFYNPTRPEISFLERKVPENFTGNLISGILLLSLTFLLFYFVLTTINK